One genomic region from Leptospira tipperaryensis encodes:
- the glyA gene encoding serine hydroxymethyltransferase has translation MQFLPKADPEIYAAIKKEDERQENNLEMIASENFVSRPVLEAYTSTLTNKYAEGYPGKRYYNGCVNADVVESLAIERAKKLFGAEYANVQPHSGAQANMAVFLACLEPGDSFLGMNLAHGGHLTHGSPVNISGRYYKPIPYGVDPKTEMIDYDEVAKLAREHKPKLIVAGASAYARIIDFAKFAEIAKEVGAKLMADIAHISGLVSTGYHPSPVGLFDYVTTTTHKTLRGPRGGLILSSLENEKVLNSRVFPGIQGGPLMHVIAAKAVAFKEALQPEYKTYIETVLANAKTLAEVFVKRGYRVVSGGTDNHLVLLDVSVKGLTGAQAADGLDEVGVTVNKNAIPFDKNPPAVASGIRLGTPALTTRGLKPSDIEVVGNLICDFLDNPNDEKNRTKVKDGVKEVAQKFPMDKFRLD, from the coding sequence ATGCAGTTTCTTCCGAAAGCAGATCCAGAAATCTATGCAGCGATAAAAAAAGAGGACGAAAGACAGGAAAATAACCTGGAAATGATCGCCTCCGAGAATTTTGTTTCCAGACCGGTTTTGGAAGCTTACACCTCCACACTCACCAATAAATACGCGGAAGGTTATCCGGGAAAAAGATACTACAACGGTTGTGTCAACGCCGACGTAGTGGAAAGTCTCGCTATTGAAAGAGCCAAAAAACTCTTCGGAGCGGAATACGCAAACGTTCAACCGCACTCGGGCGCACAAGCAAACATGGCGGTCTTCTTGGCTTGTTTAGAACCGGGAGATTCTTTCCTCGGAATGAACCTCGCTCACGGAGGTCACTTGACCCACGGTTCTCCCGTAAATATCAGCGGTCGTTATTATAAACCGATTCCTTACGGAGTGGATCCAAAAACGGAGATGATCGACTACGACGAAGTTGCAAAACTCGCGAGAGAACACAAACCTAAGTTGATCGTTGCGGGCGCTTCTGCGTATGCGAGAATCATCGACTTCGCAAAATTCGCGGAGATCGCAAAAGAAGTCGGAGCCAAACTCATGGCGGACATCGCACATATCTCGGGGCTTGTTTCCACCGGATATCATCCTTCTCCCGTTGGACTTTTTGACTACGTAACGACCACGACTCACAAAACCCTGAGAGGACCGAGAGGCGGGCTCATTCTTTCTTCATTAGAAAATGAGAAAGTACTAAACTCCCGTGTGTTTCCGGGAATTCAAGGCGGACCTCTGATGCACGTGATCGCTGCCAAAGCCGTAGCATTCAAAGAAGCGCTTCAACCGGAATACAAAACTTATATCGAAACAGTATTAGCAAATGCTAAAACTCTCGCGGAAGTATTCGTCAAACGCGGATATCGCGTCGTCAGCGGAGGAACCGACAACCACCTTGTTCTTCTGGACGTTTCCGTAAAAGGACTTACCGGAGCACAAGCGGCGGATGGACTGGACGAAGTAGGAGTTACCGTAAACAAAAACGCGATTCCTTTTGATAAGAATCCTCCGGCGGTCGCTTCCGGAATTCGTTTGGGAACTCCGGCGCTTACGACTCGCGGACTCAAACCTTCGGACATCGAAGTTGTAGGAAATCTCATCTGCGATTTTCTCGACAATCCAAACGATGAAAAGAACAGAACGAAAGTAAAAGACGGAGTCAAAGAAGTGGCTCAAAAATTTCCGATGGATAAATTCCGTCTGGATTGA
- a CDS encoding ABC transporter substrate-binding protein, whose product MKFDLSRMKQIRYAYVSAVASLRIFGFVFAGVLILFFAIVSLRSEEETSRPLKKIKLQLKWRHQFQFAGYYAAIEKGFYRDQGLEVEILESTFNEEPITQVLNGNAEYGVGTTDLLLMREQKKPVVALAAIFQHSPLSLLVRKDSEIRTLHELVGKTVMIEPHSAELFAYFEREGINTSKIFVQPHSFHINDLKDGKVSAISVYLSDEPFALEKNRIPYSIFSPRSAGIDFYSDILFTTEKRIEEFPDEVKTFRSASMKGWEYAKKNPEEIVQLIYHKYSKRHSIEHLRFEAEKMKILQPDIVEIGHMNLYRWKHIAEIYEEQGMLKPGLNLESFVYDPNPKLDLGWLYGTLFGILSFAILVVLISSYIFYLNRNLKISEAKSREANQTKDKFLAIISHDLRGPIGTIHLLFRDLIKTPSDLSEETLQEVRSSLHKTYRLLQDLLFWAENQKGEMKIQRENFSVRKSIEETKGLLFNQASQKEIQLILKPGIDSLAFADPSMIQLVLRNVIGNAIKFTNSGGSITIQVEESVDFTLVSVIDTGVGISEFHRDKLFSLEERISSKGTKNESGSGLGLIICKEFIEKNDGKIGVESESGKGSRVWFSIPKGKPSSNDKI is encoded by the coding sequence ATGAAATTTGATCTCTCGAGAATGAAACAGATTCGATACGCTTATGTCAGTGCGGTAGCAAGTTTGCGAATCTTTGGATTTGTATTCGCGGGGGTTTTGATTCTTTTTTTTGCGATCGTTTCCCTTCGATCGGAAGAGGAAACTTCGCGACCCCTAAAAAAAATCAAACTGCAATTGAAATGGAGACATCAATTCCAATTTGCGGGATATTACGCAGCGATTGAAAAGGGATTCTATCGTGATCAAGGACTTGAAGTTGAAATTTTAGAATCCACTTTTAACGAAGAACCGATCACTCAAGTATTGAATGGAAACGCAGAATACGGAGTAGGGACCACCGATCTTCTTCTGATGAGAGAACAAAAGAAACCGGTGGTCGCTTTGGCTGCTATCTTTCAACATTCTCCTTTGTCCTTATTGGTAAGAAAAGATTCGGAGATTCGAACTCTTCACGAACTTGTCGGAAAGACCGTGATGATCGAACCTCATTCCGCGGAGCTCTTTGCTTATTTTGAAAGAGAAGGAATCAATACGAGTAAGATCTTTGTTCAACCGCATTCTTTTCATATCAACGATTTGAAAGACGGTAAGGTTTCGGCGATTTCAGTTTATCTCAGCGACGAACCCTTTGCTTTGGAAAAAAATAGAATTCCTTATTCGATCTTTTCTCCAAGGTCGGCGGGGATCGATTTTTACAGCGACATTCTTTTTACGACGGAGAAAAGGATCGAAGAATTTCCGGACGAAGTCAAAACGTTTCGAAGCGCGAGTATGAAAGGTTGGGAATACGCAAAGAAGAATCCGGAAGAGATCGTTCAGCTCATCTATCATAAATACAGCAAACGTCATTCTATCGAACACCTCCGTTTTGAAGCGGAGAAGATGAAAATTCTACAACCCGATATCGTAGAAATCGGTCACATGAATTTGTATCGCTGGAAACACATCGCGGAAATTTACGAAGAACAGGGGATGTTAAAACCGGGTTTGAATCTGGAATCTTTTGTATATGATCCGAATCCAAAACTCGATCTTGGTTGGTTGTATGGGACTCTTTTTGGAATTCTTTCGTTTGCGATTCTCGTTGTTTTGATCTCTTCCTATATTTTTTATCTCAACCGAAATCTCAAAATCAGCGAGGCCAAGTCGAGAGAGGCGAATCAGACAAAGGATAAATTTTTGGCGATCATCTCTCACGATCTCCGAGGTCCGATCGGAACCATTCATCTTCTTTTTCGAGATTTGATAAAAACGCCGAGCGATCTGAGCGAAGAAACTCTGCAAGAGGTTCGTTCTTCTTTGCACAAAACGTATCGACTTTTGCAGGATCTTCTTTTTTGGGCGGAGAATCAGAAAGGAGAAATGAAAATTCAAAGGGAGAATTTTTCGGTTCGAAAATCCATCGAAGAGACGAAAGGACTTCTTTTCAATCAGGCCTCGCAAAAAGAGATTCAACTCATTTTAAAACCTGGCATAGATTCTTTGGCGTTTGCGGATCCTTCTATGATTCAACTCGTTCTCAGAAATGTAATCGGGAACGCGATCAAGTTTACGAACTCCGGTGGTTCGATTACGATTCAAGTGGAAGAGTCCGTTGATTTTACTTTGGTTTCCGTTATCGATACCGGAGTGGGAATTTCTGAATTTCATCGGGACAAACTTTTTAGTTTAGAAGAACGAATCTCTTCTAAAGGCACAAAAAACGAGTCTGGATCGGGGCTCGGTCTGATCATCTGTAAAGAATTTATTGAGAAAAACGACGGAAAGATCGGAGTCGAGAGCGAATCCGGAAAAGGAAGTCGTGTTTGGTTTTCAATTCCGAAAGGAAAACCTTCTTCCAACGATAAAATTTAG
- a CDS encoding Pycsar system effector family protein, which translates to MQTEHFSTTRARSSVDYLLRTVHQHHVQLSLMADQKANILIAASFVILSLALGFLQRGTYVTGMIILMAFIAVAASLAIFAVMPFSNQDKEKRKNPLFFGDFANDDEETFFKNMEASLETDASLYKAISFDIYQMGRSIYFTKYRFIRWSYRFFLAGFFIGGTLIVFESIGWIPSLIR; encoded by the coding sequence ATGCAGACAGAACATTTTTCCACAACAAGAGCCAGATCCTCCGTCGATTACCTACTCAGAACCGTTCACCAACATCACGTGCAGTTGAGTCTTATGGCCGATCAAAAAGCAAATATATTGATCGCGGCTTCCTTCGTGATTCTTTCCTTAGCCCTCGGATTTCTTCAACGCGGAACATACGTGACTGGGATGATCATCTTGATGGCCTTTATCGCCGTTGCAGCTTCTTTGGCGATCTTCGCGGTGATGCCGTTTTCAAACCAGGATAAGGAAAAAAGGAAGAATCCTTTGTTTTTCGGAGATTTTGCAAACGACGACGAGGAAACCTTTTTTAAGAATATGGAAGCTTCTTTAGAAACTGATGCCTCCCTTTATAAAGCGATCTCCTTTGATATCTATCAAATGGGAAGGAGTATCTACTTTACAAAATATCGATTCATCCGGTGGAGTTATCGGTTCTTTTTGGCTGGATTTTTTATCGGTGGAACCTTGATCGTTTTTGAAAGTATCGGCTGGATACCTTCTCTTATTCGATAA
- a CDS encoding STAS domain-containing protein, with protein sequence MKISTQELSDFKSKVGSKCFIVKVSGEVNVFSSKHLKAAIEDILQYGNQKICVDLSDIAYLDSSGIAVFIGVSTLSRRKNSELILFGVSPQIDHIFEMVRVKPLFKIVGSVEEAVLEAARA encoded by the coding sequence ATGAAAATTTCTACCCAAGAACTTTCCGATTTTAAATCCAAAGTTGGTTCGAAATGTTTTATCGTAAAGGTGAGCGGAGAAGTGAACGTGTTCTCCTCGAAACATTTAAAAGCGGCGATAGAAGATATCTTACAATATGGAAATCAAAAAATTTGTGTGGATCTAAGCGATATTGCTTATCTGGATTCTTCCGGGATCGCAGTTTTTATCGGCGTCTCTACTCTTTCGCGGAGAAAAAATTCCGAGCTGATTCTATTTGGTGTTTCCCCTCAGATTGATCATATATTTGAGATGGTCCGCGTGAAGCCTCTTTTTAAAATCGTTGGAAGTGTCGAAGAAGCCGTTTTGGAAGCGGCTCGCGCTTAA
- a CDS encoding LB_137 family protein — MISLCVILFSQESFADTILLKDNTTLIGRVLEYKERSIRFENAYETIEIPSNQIVSIEIGFNGIRTTLKTKSDPDVHQWTLIHSESNGKFTFYDKRKSKLLIIEFKDIESLEYEFPFDKNNFRSVVGGYEVEIISKKGERKSGVLSAIRSNTTVLLSNSKEISISNSGISKIVYKNKQEKDTENVHKHYNIKLYYFVLPGLYQIRTKRISFGTFLLLSTLLSAGASQYEYERGKNELQKQREFNERSILFGKELGLINSDFNYEAYYEHKNHNRSFLILTSVFYIINLLDLWTWKSISTKNDNSSFQILPSFRFPIGADRFYPNGEIDAQVRFQWTF, encoded by the coding sequence ATGATTTCGCTTTGTGTGATTTTATTTTCTCAAGAATCGTTCGCGGATACGATTCTATTAAAAGATAATACGACTCTAATCGGAAGGGTACTCGAATATAAAGAACGCAGCATACGATTTGAAAACGCGTATGAAACAATCGAAATACCCTCGAATCAAATCGTCAGCATCGAAATCGGATTTAACGGGATACGAACCACTCTCAAAACAAAATCCGATCCTGACGTCCACCAATGGACTCTTATACATTCGGAGAGCAACGGAAAATTCACTTTTTATGATAAACGGAAATCAAAACTGCTCATTATAGAGTTTAAGGATATCGAATCCTTAGAATACGAATTTCCTTTCGATAAAAATAATTTCAGGAGTGTAGTCGGCGGATACGAGGTTGAAATTATCTCCAAAAAAGGAGAAAGAAAATCCGGAGTCCTTTCCGCAATACGATCCAATACGACCGTTTTACTTTCAAATTCGAAAGAAATCTCGATTTCGAATTCCGGAATTTCGAAAATAGTCTACAAGAATAAGCAGGAAAAAGATACCGAAAACGTTCATAAACATTACAATATTAAACTTTACTACTTTGTTTTACCTGGATTATATCAAATACGAACAAAACGAATATCCTTCGGAACATTCTTATTGTTATCAACTCTTCTATCTGCGGGCGCATCCCAGTATGAGTATGAAAGGGGAAAAAATGAACTCCAGAAACAAAGAGAGTTTAATGAACGTAGCATTTTGTTTGGGAAAGAATTAGGCTTAATAAACTCGGACTTTAACTACGAAGCCTACTATGAGCATAAGAATCATAATCGTTCTTTTCTGATTCTTACTTCCGTATTTTATATTATCAATCTTTTGGATCTATGGACCTGGAAATCGATTTCCACAAAAAATGACAATTCCAGTTTCCAGATTCTTCCGTCCTTTCGCTTTCCCATTGGTGCGGATCGTTTTTATCCGAACGGGGAAATAGACGCACAGGTCCGGTTTCAGTGGACGTTTTGA
- a CDS encoding DUF1566 domain-containing protein yields MNSIKFLIVFISIFWAFRGGFSIGPFSSGGTPGTIFDASTGLTWTQCSMGQAATAPCAGAPTTSAWSTALNYCNTLTTGGFVWRLPNIKEMYTIVNFASEAPSISTTSFPNTPNASDSYYWTSTTHPSPDGSGGRNRAMIVDFREGGSDDNLKTGLHYVRCVTGP; encoded by the coding sequence ATGAATTCTATAAAATTCTTAATCGTTTTCATTTCTATTTTTTGGGCCTTCAGAGGCGGCTTTTCAATCGGACCTTTCAGCTCGGGAGGTACTCCAGGTACGATCTTCGATGCAAGCACCGGTTTGACTTGGACTCAATGTAGTATGGGGCAAGCGGCGACGGCTCCTTGTGCCGGGGCGCCGACTACAAGCGCTTGGAGTACAGCGTTGAATTATTGCAACACTCTCACAACGGGAGGTTTTGTATGGCGGCTTCCGAACATTAAGGAAATGTATACGATCGTAAACTTCGCATCCGAAGCGCCATCCATTTCTACCACATCGTTCCCAAATACTCCGAACGCGAGCGATTCGTATTACTGGACTTCGACGACACATCCCTCTCCGGACGGTTCAGGAGGACGGAATCGAGCGATGATCGTGGACTTTAGAGAAGGCGGAAGCGACGACAACCTAAAGACTGGGTTACACTATGTTCGCTGTGTAACCGGTCCTTAA
- a CDS encoding DUF1566 domain-containing protein, with the protein MEHKGYKTKDENSKIKMCERESIFRFARVVLFFCITFPFQFCLMDDPKGGVLLFSLFRDTDNATIATDSSSSSVPAATIHSIVIEPSTTPGEYVGGTIQFRAYHYINGVKNSEITENVDWTSSDASVLSISNSPGTKGLATKAAIGSSDVEIQPTGGLIALLPATFTNPKATATIAAVPDTTQPTITSFTPVNGSSGFTPLVTFAIDLYFSEPMDTSLSPVLNIEDRIATSTFVSIPGFGQTHSWVSNTHLNINLSPLPDNFSFRWTLSSSSLKDLAGNSLNSNYSATSGTLSELSNNPLSDTGQTGCWDTSGNPVACAGSGMDASILWQTPTATLSGPNINPGFPNDPITFHGLTNRSWASCVNGQVWSGSDCTGSGSSNTYGALTATWAEAVQRCRDYNNRNSGAGYAGKDGWRLPTIKELQSLFDYSYFADDYLIHPTFFPNTIEGNTNYWSSTIRASSANKNKAFKVNIYAGKTQNVDKSSAMYHYCVTSE; encoded by the coding sequence GTGGAGCATAAAGGTTATAAAACAAAGGACGAAAATTCTAAGATCAAAATGTGTGAAAGAGAATCTATCTTTCGATTCGCGAGAGTCGTGTTGTTTTTTTGTATCACTTTCCCCTTTCAATTCTGTCTGATGGACGATCCAAAAGGCGGCGTGTTACTTTTTTCGCTCTTTCGAGATACAGACAACGCAACGATCGCAACGGATTCTTCTTCGTCTTCCGTACCTGCTGCTACCATACATAGTATCGTTATCGAACCGAGTACAACTCCGGGCGAATACGTGGGAGGAACGATTCAGTTTCGAGCGTATCATTATATAAACGGAGTTAAAAATTCAGAAATTACGGAAAACGTAGACTGGACTTCTTCGGATGCGAGCGTTCTCAGCATATCAAATTCTCCCGGTACAAAAGGTCTAGCGACAAAGGCAGCGATCGGATCCAGCGACGTCGAGATCCAACCCACGGGCGGATTGATCGCATTACTACCCGCAACCTTTACGAACCCAAAGGCGACTGCAACCATCGCGGCAGTTCCGGATACAACGCAGCCGACGATTACTTCCTTTACTCCTGTCAACGGCTCTTCGGGATTCACACCACTTGTAACATTTGCAATCGATTTATATTTCAGCGAACCTATGGATACCAGCTTATCTCCCGTTTTAAACATAGAAGATAGAATCGCAACGAGTACATTTGTTTCGATTCCAGGCTTCGGCCAAACGCACTCTTGGGTTTCGAATACACACTTAAATATAAACTTATCTCCTTTGCCTGATAACTTTTCCTTCCGTTGGACGTTGTCTAGTTCGAGTTTGAAAGATCTTGCAGGCAATTCTCTGAACTCGAACTATTCGGCGACAAGCGGAACTCTATCAGAACTTTCTAATAATCCCCTTTCCGATACAGGGCAAACGGGTTGCTGGGATACATCCGGAAATCCGGTTGCTTGTGCTGGAAGTGGAATGGATGCTTCCATCCTATGGCAGACTCCTACGGCCACTTTATCCGGACCGAACATAAACCCAGGCTTTCCTAACGATCCGATTACTTTCCACGGATTGACAAACCGTAGCTGGGCCTCTTGTGTAAACGGTCAAGTTTGGAGTGGAAGCGACTGCACGGGAAGCGGAAGTTCGAACACCTACGGCGCGTTAACCGCAACATGGGCGGAAGCCGTTCAAAGATGCCGCGATTATAACAATCGAAATTCAGGAGCCGGTTATGCGGGTAAAGATGGTTGGAGATTACCTACGATCAAAGAATTACAATCCTTGTTTGATTATTCGTATTTTGCGGATGATTACCTGATCCATCCTACTTTTTTCCCGAATACAATCGAGGGGAACACTAACTATTGGTCTTCCACGATTCGTGCCTCGAGTGCGAATAAGAACAAAGCTTTTAAAGTGAATATCTACGCTGGGAAAACTCAGAACGTCGACAAATCTTCTGCGATGTATCATTATTGTGTTACGAGTGAGTGA
- a CDS encoding LytR/AlgR family response regulator transcription factor — MGKLYKTVIVEDDSVVNAFIKKEVESHGKFEVVGSFANGSETLRYLSENKVDLLLLDIELPDTNGFEILKELNEPPITISVTGYEGNAITSYDFGNLDYVTKPIIPERFYKALDRAYEKLAAEKETSIHDYGTKFKGVDRNVFVTYSNIVYISSNGKHSVLHTVDDGIEVIGTLKDIEPKLSFGKFRRVHKQYIINMEYLAHIEYFSGGSHVAYMKDEEKSQVPVSRIYLSGI, encoded by the coding sequence ATGGGGAAACTTTATAAAACTGTGATCGTCGAAGATGATTCCGTAGTAAATGCATTTATAAAAAAAGAAGTAGAGAGCCACGGAAAATTCGAGGTGGTCGGATCTTTTGCTAACGGCTCTGAAACGTTACGTTACTTATCGGAAAATAAGGTCGATCTTTTGCTTCTTGATATAGAACTTCCGGATACGAACGGATTCGAAATTCTTAAGGAGTTGAACGAACCCCCGATTACGATATCCGTAACGGGTTATGAAGGGAATGCAATCACGTCTTACGATTTTGGAAACTTAGATTACGTTACGAAACCGATCATTCCAGAAAGATTTTATAAGGCATTGGACCGCGCTTACGAAAAACTTGCCGCCGAAAAGGAAACGTCCATCCACGACTATGGAACCAAATTTAAAGGTGTGGATCGAAACGTCTTCGTCACCTATTCCAACATCGTTTACATCTCTTCCAATGGAAAACATTCTGTTTTACATACAGTTGACGACGGAATCGAAGTAATCGGGACTTTAAAGGATATCGAACCAAAACTTTCCTTTGGAAAATTCAGAAGGGTCCATAAGCAATATATTATAAATATGGAATATTTAGCGCATATAGAATATTTTAGCGGTGGTTCGCACGTTGCTTATATGAAAGACGAGGAGAAAAGTCAGGTTCCCGTGAGTCGCATTTATCTTTCCGGAATTTAG
- a CDS encoding DNA polymerase domain-containing protein, with the protein MDKQHSIEGTLFDIYHIEDRIHLWILNDKGESALFYDFYQPVIYARGEELILKKLVERLYQLKALAEIPIYEEKKLFYENQTVPVLKLTISRPSVLSRVSRKLYALYGKFDIFHSDIEVPTSYLVEKKLFPLCKLKLSYTEARDGKRIQEIQVLDEITNLDYEVPKFKILSMKLSQSHRIEMKKNSLLFKTSENSWEFSGSNPKELLYQIDLLLKQEDPDVILSSYGDQIIFPYLFSQSQKLNIFPAFDRDRVSPIRRNIQTKGTSFNTYGTIVFRAPSYPLFGRWHIDSENSFVHKEADLLGIVELARLSRLPIQKMARASTGKALTAIETDVALRRGYLVPWQKSAIESPKTALQLLEADKGGLVFQPDITFGMTAENVAQLDFAQMYPSIMVLHNISPECVNCSCCEDDPTTPIVPGLGYKICNKRKGIVSEALEHVLARRTHYKNIIKQTKDDVKLYESGLKQSSLKWMLVTSFGYLGYRNAKFGRLESHESVNAFAREKLLIAKEIAEERGYVFLHAITDSIFIRKEDSSHFTQEELDSLCIEIEKKSQVKIDVDGVYTWLLFPASSQDPKMPVANRYMGRFFSGKLKCRGIGSRRKDIPIFIKNAQKEMLEWMREKVTIQDLIDSEKEILQIFDRYDYQLRSEQVPLEELLVRRSTSKDLDEYEVHGATSLSLLHLKELGIEVQAGEKIRYLVLNRNAKSKDQWYLPEEALPIFRQKNKKIHWDKTFYRKSLTNVFREIWSEFASFKDFDSLIDEQRWLPFGDRYWEEYQKFLLEKRLSA; encoded by the coding sequence ATGGATAAACAACATTCGATCGAAGGAACTCTATTCGATATCTATCATATAGAAGATAGAATTCATCTTTGGATCCTGAATGATAAAGGGGAATCCGCTCTTTTTTACGATTTTTATCAACCCGTCATCTACGCGAGAGGGGAAGAATTGATTCTCAAAAAACTGGTCGAAAGACTCTACCAACTCAAAGCGCTCGCTGAAATTCCGATTTACGAAGAAAAAAAACTCTTCTATGAAAATCAAACCGTTCCCGTCCTAAAACTCACGATCTCCCGGCCTTCGGTATTGTCTCGGGTTTCCAGAAAACTCTACGCCCTCTATGGGAAATTCGACATCTTCCATTCCGATATCGAAGTACCGACGAGTTATCTCGTGGAGAAAAAACTATTTCCTTTGTGTAAATTAAAACTTTCTTATACGGAAGCAAGAGATGGGAAAAGAATCCAAGAGATACAGGTCCTCGATGAGATTACAAACTTAGACTACGAAGTTCCGAAGTTCAAAATTCTTTCTATGAAACTTTCTCAGAGTCATAGAATTGAAATGAAAAAAAATTCTCTTCTCTTCAAAACGTCCGAGAACTCTTGGGAATTTTCAGGCTCCAATCCAAAAGAACTTTTATATCAGATCGATCTTCTTCTCAAACAAGAGGATCCCGATGTCATTCTTTCTTCTTATGGAGATCAGATTATCTTTCCTTATCTTTTCTCCCAGTCTCAGAAACTTAATATTTTTCCGGCCTTTGACAGAGACCGCGTCAGCCCCATCCGAAGAAATATCCAAACAAAGGGAACGAGTTTTAACACATACGGGACGATCGTATTCCGCGCCCCTTCTTATCCCCTTTTTGGACGTTGGCATATCGATTCCGAAAATAGTTTTGTTCACAAGGAAGCCGATCTTCTAGGCATTGTCGAGTTGGCAAGACTCTCTCGTCTTCCGATTCAAAAAATGGCAAGAGCTTCCACAGGAAAAGCTCTCACCGCTATTGAAACGGACGTTGCGTTAAGAAGAGGTTATCTCGTTCCTTGGCAAAAGAGCGCTATCGAATCTCCCAAGACCGCTCTTCAACTTTTAGAAGCCGACAAAGGAGGACTCGTGTTTCAACCGGACATCACGTTTGGAATGACCGCAGAGAACGTGGCACAACTCGACTTTGCACAGATGTATCCGAGTATTATGGTTCTTCATAATATTTCTCCCGAATGTGTGAACTGTTCCTGTTGCGAGGATGACCCGACGACTCCGATCGTTCCGGGATTGGGTTATAAAATTTGTAATAAACGAAAAGGAATCGTCTCCGAAGCGTTGGAACACGTTTTAGCACGAAGAACACATTATAAAAATATCATAAAGCAAACAAAGGACGACGTAAAACTCTACGAGAGCGGACTCAAACAATCCAGCCTGAAATGGATGTTGGTTACTTCTTTCGGTTATCTTGGTTATAGAAATGCAAAGTTCGGAAGATTGGAAAGTCACGAAAGCGTAAACGCATTTGCGAGAGAAAAACTTTTGATCGCGAAAGAAATCGCGGAAGAAAGAGGTTATGTTTTTCTTCACGCAATCACCGATAGTATTTTTATTCGAAAAGAAGATTCTTCGCACTTTACCCAAGAAGAGTTGGATTCTCTTTGTATCGAAATCGAAAAAAAAAGCCAGGTCAAAATCGACGTGGACGGAGTTTATACATGGCTTCTCTTCCCTGCTTCGAGTCAAGATCCCAAGATGCCGGTCGCGAACCGTTATATGGGAAGATTTTTTTCCGGAAAATTAAAATGCAGAGGAATCGGATCGAGAAGAAAGGACATTCCTATCTTTATCAAAAATGCACAGAAGGAAATGTTGGAATGGATGCGGGAAAAAGTTACGATTCAGGACTTGATCGATTCTGAAAAGGAAATCCTTCAGATCTTTGATCGTTATGACTATCAACTCAGATCCGAACAAGTTCCTCTGGAAGAACTTTTGGTTCGAAGATCCACTTCTAAAGACTTGGATGAATACGAAGTGCACGGAGCGACTTCCCTTTCCCTTCTTCATCTCAAAGAATTAGGAATCGAAGTTCAAGCCGGCGAAAAAATCCGTTATCTGGTTCTCAATCGAAATGCAAAGAGCAAGGATCAGTGGTATCTTCCGGAAGAAGCCCTTCCGATTTTCAGACAGAAGAATAAAAAAATTCACTGGGACAAAACGTTCTACCGAAAATCACTTACCAATGTTTTTAGAGAGATCTGGTCCGAATTCGCATCGTTTAAAGACTTCGACTCCCTTATCGACGAACAGAGATGGCTTCCATTTGGAGATCGTTATTGGGAAGAATATCAAAAATTCTTACTTGAAAAAAGATTAAGCGCTTAA